A stretch of DNA from Rhodothermales bacterium:
CCCGATCATGATTAGGGTTGATTTTCGGGGTATCTGAAACAATTCTGGCCCGCACAAACATTTCGGATCCATCAAATGAATATGTGGCCGAAATGCCAACGGTTGAATGCAATACGATTCCGATATCGTCGCTGAATGTTGTGGTCAGCAGATTGCCTTCGGCATCGTATACGGATTCAGCGCCGGGATCATGGTCCACCCGCGTACCCAGGAACTCTATGCGGTAGGAAACACCATCTTCCGGCTCTATTTCGACACTGTACAGGCCACCACCGGCACGGACATCTTTCAATTCGACACCGGTGGACGCGTAGAATGCACCATTCTCCATGGCGGAAAGCAGGGCTTCAGGAGCACGTTCCGACGCCCGCACCATCACCCAACCGCGGCCAACGTTTGCTCGATTCATGGCTGTTTCGTGGTAATTGTGCGCATCATCCACCGCCAGACCGAACATCAACGGACGTCCATCACGGACGCGGATGGTGTTGACCACATCCCACATCCGCTCGGTGCCCATGCGCAGGGAATCGCCATTGTTGTTCACCAGGGGGTGACCATTGTAGACTTCAAAGAAGCGTTCGCCGTCAATGACCGCCAATTCTTCCGCAAGCACAGCCCAACCGAAATTGGGATGATTGATGTGTGGAAACATGGTCACACCCAACCGATCCCGTTGCTCAAGAACCCGGTTCACATTGGCCTGCATGACCTCCACGACACTCCTGAGGGTGTCTCCTGCCGATTCCGCCTCCCTGCCGGCCGGATGAATGTATTCCTGCAGGTTGGTGGCGTTCACATGGATGGGTTTGCGCCCGAACCGGTCTGATATTTCCTCGGCCTGAATGAGCAACATCCGTTCGGAAAACCGGGATCGGTACTCCGAAAACGTCTTGAGACGTACCTGGAGCGTCGTATCGACCTGGCGGGTTTCCACCCATTCCTCACCGAACGCGGCCAGATACCGATCGAAAATCGGGCGGCGCAGTGCATTGATGTCCATCCAGCGCGCCGTATCGGCCGCCATGGTATTGTGATCGGAAATGGCCAGGAAGTCATAGCCATTGTCTGCATACCATTGTGCAATAGACTCCGGAAAATCATCCCCGTCGCTCCAGAACGAGTGCGTGTGCAGATTGCCCTTGAACCATGTGGCGGGCGGTTCCGGATTGGTGCATCCAGACACAAAAACGGGTATGCAAAGCAAAAAAAGGAATAGGGCAGGAAATCCGGCGGTACGCATGGTGGGGTTTCAGGGATGATTGATCTTTGGGATGATACCGATTGTCGTATCTTCCGACACATCTTTTTTGTCCCTCAGTCCACCCTGTTTTTGTGCCCCACATCCTTTCCGTCGTCGGTGCCCGACCCAATTTCATGAAAGTCGCGGCGCTGGATGCCGCGTTCCGCACCCAATCCGCCATTCGGCACAGCATTGTCCACACCGGACAGCACTACGACGAAAAGATGAGTGACATCTTTTTCCGGGAGATGGCGCTTCCCGAACCGGATGTGTTCATGGGCGTCGGAGGGGGCAGTCATGCCAGGCAGACGGCCGCCATCATGCAGGCGTTCGAGGACGTGGTCCTGGAAATGGCCCCGGACGCCGTGCTCGTGGTGGGCGATGTCAATTCCACCATGGCCTGTTCCCTGGTCGCCTCGAAACTGCATGTCCCCATTGTCCATGTGGAAGCCGGTCTGCGGTCCGGTGACCGCGGCATGCCGGAGGAAATCAACCGTATTGTGACGGACGCCATTGCCGATGTCCTGTATGTCAGCGATCCGTCCGGCATGGACTTCCTTGAAGCGGAAGGCGTGCCGGCCAGCAAGGTGCACTTCGTGGGCAACGTGATGATCGATTCGCTCCATCGCTACCGGCCCCTGGCCGACGCCCGCCCCGTCCTGGACGACTGGGCACTGTCTCCCGGCGGATACATCCTGCTGACCCTGCATCGTCCCGCCACGGTGGACAGCGCAGACGGCCTGGCCCGGATGGCCGGCGTATTCGAGGCGCTCGCGGGTGAATGGCCCGATCAGCCCCTCGTGTTCCCCATCCATCCCCGGACCCGGGCCAACATGGAACGGTTCGGCCTGGCCGATCGGTTCGCCGCCATCCGTACGCTGCAGCTGCACGAACCGGTGGGCTACCTGGATTTCCTGAAGCTGCAATCGGCCGCGCGCTTCATCGTGACGGACTCCGGTGGCATCCAGGAGGAGAGCACCATCCTGGAGGTACCGTGCCTGACGCTTCGCCCCAATACGGAGCGCCCCGTCACCATCACCCATGGAACGAACGTGTTGCTGCCGCCCGACACCCCCGACCTGGCCGGGCGCGTCCTGGCCTACGTCCGCGAGGCGAACGAGGGACGCTGGAAAACGGCGCAGCCCATTGACGGGTGGGATGGTCACGCCGCCGAGCGGATTGCCGCGGACCTGCTGACCCGGTTCTGACGCGCCGGTTCTGACGCCCCGACTACTCACCCATCCGCCTACCCGGCCCTACCAGCCCTCCGGACGGAAGAACTCCCCCTGCCCATCCTCCATCCGGTCCGGAAACTGACACCGGGACAGGTTTTTCCGGGTAATGGATCGAATGAAGTCGGCGTTCCGCTCAATGTCCTTCACCGGATGGGTATGCGGATTCAGTACCCCGATCTTCAGGCCGATCTCGCGACGGATGATCTTGAGGGGTTCGGCCAGGTCGGAATCATTGGACATGAGCACGCCCACGTCAAATGCATCCATATGGGCATCGTGCACCATGTGGGAAGCCAGGTTCACATCCGTCCGCTTTTCCTCCGTCTTGAGTACCTCGGCCGTCGTGACATCGTCCGACTCCGGGTGTGCCAGGGGCAGCCGGGTAACGTGCGTGCGGAACTGGCCGAACTGAAGTTCAACCGAGGGCAGTGTCCGGAGCGCCCGGAGGTATGTCCGTTGCCGGGCAGGGCGCAACCCGTCATCCCCGCGGTCCTCCAGCAAAGCCGTGTAGTACTTTATGCGCACCACATCGTACTCGTGGAGCATGTCCGCGCAAAGCGCCTCCAGGTCCAGCCATTTGAAGGAGGTTCGGCTGAGGGCACCGTAAAACAGGTTCCAGGCATCTATGTAGACTACAGCTCGCATTCGGGTGGTGCTCATGCGGGTAATATATGCCATCTTGTCGCCGCCTGACGTAGTTTGCGCCATGCATTTCATCCGCACCCTTTTACTCAGCCCCCGCTTCCTCTCGGCGTTTTTCCTCGCGGT
This window harbors:
- the wecB gene encoding UDP-N-acetylglucosamine 2-epimerase (non-hydrolyzing) — protein: MPHILSVVGARPNFMKVAALDAAFRTQSAIRHSIVHTGQHYDEKMSDIFFREMALPEPDVFMGVGGGSHARQTAAIMQAFEDVVLEMAPDAVLVVGDVNSTMACSLVASKLHVPIVHVEAGLRSGDRGMPEEINRIVTDAIADVLYVSDPSGMDFLEAEGVPASKVHFVGNVMIDSLHRYRPLADARPVLDDWALSPGGYILLTLHRPATVDSADGLARMAGVFEALAGEWPDQPLVFPIHPRTRANMERFGLADRFAAIRTLQLHEPVGYLDFLKLQSAARFIVTDSGGIQEESTILEVPCLTLRPNTERPVTITHGTNVLLPPDTPDLAGRVLAYVREANEGRWKTAQPIDGWDGHAAERIAADLLTRF
- a CDS encoding NYN domain-containing protein; its protein translation is MSTTRMRAVVYIDAWNLFYGALSRTSFKWLDLEALCADMLHEYDVVRIKYYTALLEDRGDDGLRPARQRTYLRALRTLPSVELQFGQFRTHVTRLPLAHPESDDVTTAEVLKTEEKRTDVNLASHMVHDAHMDAFDVGVLMSNDSDLAEPLKIIRREIGLKIGVLNPHTHPVKDIERNADFIRSITRKNLSRCQFPDRMEDGQGEFFRPEGW